A portion of the Syntrophales bacterium genome contains these proteins:
- a CDS encoding sugar ABC transporter substrate-binding protein, producing MKKIAITVATCLLTILVILAAFEACNDDRSAGPHQDRLYMAGRQAQDPQGQPSPSAHRTRVALVMKTLTNPFFIEMEKGARRAEQDLDIELIVKTGAKETSVDQQIAIIEELTEQKIEAIVIAPADSTRLIPALRKAWGKGVVIVNIDNRLDREHARKAGLNNIPFISVDNQRGAYISAKHVSDQITRPTEAAILEGIREADNAVQRKKGALRAFRENPNLSVVAIETANWKIDEAYKVAGQIFRSHPRIGVVFCSNDMMALGVIEYLDEKKRRDVLVAGFDNLSEVQDALRAGKLRVTIDQQAAVQGYEGVRAAVDLLRKKDVPAETLVDVRLITGKDI from the coding sequence ATGAAGAAAATCGCCATCACCGTCGCTACGTGCCTGCTGACCATACTGGTCATCCTGGCCGCTTTTGAAGCGTGCAATGACGATCGATCCGCCGGCCCTCATCAGGACCGCCTGTACATGGCCGGCAGGCAGGCTCAGGATCCGCAGGGACAGCCTTCCCCGTCCGCTCATCGGACACGGGTCGCACTGGTGATGAAGACCCTGACGAATCCCTTCTTTATCGAGATGGAAAAGGGCGCCCGGCGGGCGGAGCAGGATCTGGATATCGAGCTGATCGTCAAGACCGGTGCCAAGGAGACTTCCGTCGATCAGCAGATTGCCATCATCGAGGAGCTGACGGAGCAGAAAATCGAAGCGATCGTCATCGCCCCCGCCGATTCCACCAGGTTGATCCCCGCCCTCCGCAAGGCCTGGGGAAAAGGTGTCGTTATCGTCAACATCGACAACCGCCTCGACCGGGAGCATGCCCGCAAGGCCGGCCTGAACAACATTCCATTCATCAGCGTGGACAACCAGCGAGGAGCCTACATCTCGGCGAAGCATGTGAGTGATCAGATAACAAGGCCGACAGAGGCGGCGATTCTCGAAGGGATCCGGGAAGCGGACAACGCCGTACAGCGGAAGAAGGGCGCCTTGAGGGCATTCCGCGAAAATCCGAATCTCTCCGTCGTCGCCATCGAAACAGCCAACTGGAAGATTGACGAGGCCTATAAAGTGGCGGGGCAGATTTTCCGGAGTCATCCCCGGATCGGTGTGGTCTTCTGCTCCAATGACATGATGGCCCTCGGGGTGATCGAATACCTGGACGAAAAGAAGCGGAGAGACGTCCTTGTCGCGGGCTTCGACAACCTGTCCGAGGTACAGGACGCTCTCCGGGCCGGAAAACTGCGGGTAACGATCGACCAGCAGGCGGCGGTGCAGGGCTACGAAGGGGTCAGGGCCGCCGTGGACCTCCTCCGGAAAAAGGACGTTCCCGCGGAGACACTGGTCGATGTGCGGCTGATCACGGGGAAAGACATCTGA
- a CDS encoding sensor histidine kinase, which yields MKRCIPSCILLKVFAYLTLTGIIPLILFGIISYNVSLHAMNESIHDLTRMTLSAKMNFLELVMDEVESLMANVAGHDDITAVLKEDREEKSPFKKLSTQAKIGYILSGYLNLRGLVSIDIFSMSGTHYHVGDTLNVENTKLDRKESLFEAARASSRPVYWAGIEENVNAHSAHPRVITAVRILKTMNMQSLVEEPLGLLIVNYDARYFHDTFMQDTPRSQTYMVIDSQSRIVFHPDRSFIGTTVNPDFTANLLIQKPMIPFRNRIGDQDYSAMYGRSGKSGWLLLSLTPQREIASALAGIRHNTLAIAAACLVLCLAFSLLLYRNIVRPVKKMTDLFRKIQDGTIRPGVRLEEMSRDEIGDLVLWFNTFLRNLEEKKEADRKLKLQQKELEELNRTLEERVQEELQKNREKDALLITQSRQAAMGQMIGNIAHQWRQPLNAVGALIQLLPEAMSHGTLTSRYLDFQTKKAMDLIQFMSRTIDDFRNFFRPRKEKQSFRLQEVIASAISFLEGSLKNRGVILNLKVQDDPSLYGFPNEYAQVILNILQNALDVLIEREIEHPEVTVSAFTENGKAVVVIGDNGGGIAEEDLDRVFDPYFSTKEEGKGTGIGLYMSKTIIEQSMAGKLSAHNTPDGAEFRIEVPYES from the coding sequence ATGAAGCGCTGCATTCCATCCTGCATTCTGCTCAAGGTTTTCGCCTACCTGACCCTGACCGGCATCATTCCGCTCATCCTGTTCGGGATCATCTCCTACAACGTTTCTCTTCATGCCATGAATGAGTCCATTCATGATCTCACCCGGATGACGTTGAGCGCAAAAATGAATTTCCTGGAGCTGGTCATGGACGAGGTGGAGAGCCTGATGGCCAACGTGGCCGGCCACGACGACATCACGGCCGTCCTGAAGGAGGACCGGGAGGAAAAATCGCCGTTCAAGAAGCTCTCCACGCAGGCAAAAATCGGCTACATCCTGAGCGGCTACCTGAATCTCCGGGGCCTTGTCTCCATTGATATCTTCTCCATGTCCGGAACGCACTATCACGTCGGCGACACGCTGAACGTCGAAAACACGAAACTGGATCGGAAGGAGTCCCTCTTCGAAGCCGCCCGCGCCTCCAGCCGGCCGGTATACTGGGCGGGCATCGAGGAAAACGTGAACGCCCATTCGGCCCATCCCCGCGTCATCACGGCGGTCCGGATCCTGAAGACCATGAACATGCAGAGCCTCGTTGAAGAACCGCTGGGGCTCCTGATTGTAAATTACGACGCCCGTTACTTCCATGACACCTTCATGCAGGATACGCCGCGCTCCCAGACCTACATGGTGATTGACAGTCAGTCCCGGATCGTGTTCCACCCCGACCGGTCCTTCATCGGGACCACTGTGAACCCGGACTTCACGGCGAACCTCCTGATCCAGAAGCCGATGATCCCGTTCCGCAACCGCATCGGCGACCAGGATTACTCCGCCATGTACGGCCGCTCCGGAAAGAGCGGCTGGCTCCTCCTGAGCCTGACGCCGCAAAGGGAAATCGCATCGGCGCTGGCCGGAATCCGCCACAATACCCTGGCCATCGCGGCGGCCTGCCTCGTTCTGTGCCTTGCCTTCTCCCTGCTGCTGTACCGAAACATCGTCCGTCCCGTGAAAAAGATGACCGATCTGTTCCGGAAAATTCAGGACGGAACGATCCGGCCTGGTGTCCGGCTGGAAGAAATGTCCCGTGATGAGATCGGCGACCTCGTCCTCTGGTTCAACACCTTCCTCCGCAATCTGGAAGAGAAAAAAGAGGCCGACCGGAAACTGAAGCTTCAGCAGAAGGAGCTGGAGGAGCTCAACCGGACCCTCGAAGAGCGCGTCCAGGAGGAGTTGCAGAAAAACCGGGAGAAGGATGCCCTCCTCATCACCCAGTCCAGGCAGGCCGCCATGGGACAAATGATCGGAAACATCGCCCACCAGTGGCGGCAGCCCCTCAACGCCGTGGGAGCGCTGATTCAGCTCCTGCCGGAGGCCATGAGCCACGGGACCCTCACGTCGCGTTACCTGGATTTTCAGACCAAAAAGGCGATGGACCTGATCCAGTTCATGTCCCGGACGATCGACGATTTTCGCAACTTTTTCCGGCCCCGCAAGGAGAAGCAGTCCTTCCGCCTGCAGGAGGTCATCGCGAGCGCGATATCCTTCCTTGAAGGCAGTTTAAAAAACCGGGGAGTCATCCTGAATCTAAAGGTCCAGGATGATCCATCCCTGTACGGATTCCCGAACGAATACGCCCAGGTCATCCTGAACATCCTGCAGAATGCCCTGGACGTGCTGATTGAGCGGGAAATCGAACATCCGGAGGTCACCGTCTCCGCTTTTACAGAGAACGGGAAGGCCGTGGTCGTCATCGGTGACAACGGCGGCGGCATCGCCGAGGAAGACCTGGACCGGGTCTTCGATCCCTATTTTTCGACCAAGGAAGAAGGCAAAGGAACCGGCATCGGCCTGTACATGTCAAAGACGATCATCGAACAAAGCATGGCGGGGAAACTCTCCGCCCACAACACCCCTGACGGGGCGGAATTCAGAATCGAGGTGCCTTATGAATCCTGA
- a CDS encoding response regulator: MNPEKKALNDISLLYVEDEEYTLEAVGELLKNKVTEINLAKNGREGLHFFKERHPDIVVTDIRMPVMSGLEMAREIRSLSPRTEIIVTSAHDDTRFLLDAIDLNITQYVMKPIAKEHLYSAIDRSAHNIFLERMGKEKKEMLEELVHDRTTELQKASEALDASLKKLKKAMEAVIQAMTLVVESRDPYTAGHQRKVANLSRAIAGEMGLDPDRIDGIHMAGVVHDIGKISVPAEILSKPAGLSELELRLIQTHSEAGHCILKEIDFPWPIAEIILQHHERLDGSGYPRGLTGDGIMLEARIIAVADVVDAIASHRPYRPALGVERALEEISRYRGSRFDPYAVDACLRVFRENGYQLI, encoded by the coding sequence ATGAATCCTGAGAAGAAAGCGTTGAACGACATCTCCCTCCTTTACGTGGAAGACGAGGAATACACCCTGGAAGCGGTAGGCGAACTCCTCAAGAACAAGGTCACCGAAATCAACCTCGCAAAAAATGGAAGGGAGGGCCTGCACTTCTTCAAGGAGCGGCATCCCGATATCGTTGTTACGGACATTCGCATGCCTGTCATGAGCGGCCTGGAGATGGCCAGGGAAATCCGCTCCCTGTCTCCCCGCACGGAAATCATTGTCACATCGGCACACGATGATACGAGATTCCTCCTGGACGCCATCGACCTCAACATCACCCAGTACGTGATGAAACCCATCGCCAAGGAGCACCTCTACTCGGCCATCGACCGCAGCGCCCACAATATTTTCCTGGAGAGGATGGGTAAGGAAAAAAAGGAGATGCTGGAGGAGCTCGTCCACGACCGGACAACGGAACTCCAGAAAGCAAGCGAGGCCCTGGACGCCAGCCTGAAGAAGCTGAAAAAGGCAATGGAGGCGGTCATCCAGGCGATGACCCTGGTGGTTGAATCGAGGGATCCCTATACGGCGGGACACCAGAGAAAGGTGGCGAACCTGTCCCGCGCCATTGCGGGGGAAATGGGACTTGATCCGGACAGGATCGACGGCATTCATATGGCCGGCGTCGTCCATGACATCGGCAAGATCTCGGTCCCGGCGGAAATCCTCAGCAAGCCCGCCGGTCTGTCCGAGCTCGAACTGCGCCTGATCCAGACCCATTCGGAGGCGGGCCACTGTATCCTGAAGGAAATCGACTTCCCCTGGCCCATCGCCGAGATCATCCTCCAGCACCACGAGCGCCTGGACGGCTCAGGGTATCCCCGGGGATTGACCGGAGACGGCATCATGCTGGAGGCGCGTATCATCGCCGTGGCGGACGTGGTCGACGCCATCGCCTCCCACCGCCCCTACCGGCCGGCGTTGGGCGTCGAGCGGGCCCTGGAAGAGATCTCGCGGTACCGGGGGTCCCGCTTCGATCCTTATGCTGTCGATGCCTGCCTGCGGGTTTTCCGGGAAAACGGGTATCAACTGATCTAA
- a CDS encoding DUF2254 family protein — protein MIVDYAFLFENLGNLSQVSTTALAVSITVVAIIVELAATRYSPKISDLFLRNGVNIAVMSFFIFIIVFNVWIMVPKLVPASTAIKAVVWIYLVLLTVSFVIIIPYLFFVFDFLRPESIIRSLEKSALGHLRAARRNPLHLAEARRKFLGTVEQIGDIGVKSIASMDRSLGLSCISALQRILTHYLSVKREYPPYWHVIESGSFYGFCHDSIARIEATKTWTEMAVLKQYEFILTTAVGSIREMVQEVSNAMGEIAASAAVENLEESVELIVAYFNTFLRIGHNARDQYGIFNILNQYRLFAERLMERDVKRTLEIAAYFRYYGLLAVTAGLPFIMVTASSDLRVLNEKAYERGFAGRRELLDIFLTLDKEPETAVDEIAFLGVRKSQAILAGFYLGQGEEEQARHIWRDMLNEPPERLAAIRDEILALERERYWEVTDRWVNFDYVPPDQKDKIREFFNWFEDSGSVTT, from the coding sequence ATGATCGTCGATTACGCCTTTCTCTTCGAGAACCTGGGGAACCTCTCCCAGGTGTCCACAACCGCGCTCGCGGTGTCCATCACCGTGGTGGCCATCATCGTCGAGCTGGCCGCCACGCGCTACTCCCCCAAGATCAGCGACCTGTTCCTGAGAAACGGCGTGAACATCGCCGTCATGAGCTTCTTCATTTTCATCATCGTCTTCAACGTCTGGATCATGGTACCGAAACTGGTCCCGGCCTCAACGGCCATCAAGGCCGTTGTCTGGATCTACCTGGTCCTGCTCACCGTCAGCTTCGTCATCATCATTCCCTATCTGTTCTTCGTCTTCGATTTCCTGCGACCCGAAAGCATCATCCGCTCCCTGGAGAAATCCGCCCTCGGTCACCTTCGGGCCGCCCGGCGGAATCCGCTGCACCTGGCCGAGGCCCGGCGAAAGTTTCTGGGCACGGTGGAGCAGATCGGCGACATCGGCGTCAAGTCCATCGCCAGCATGGACCGCTCCCTGGGACTGTCCTGCATCAGTGCACTCCAGAGGATCCTGACCCACTACCTGAGCGTCAAGCGGGAGTACCCGCCCTACTGGCACGTCATCGAATCGGGAAGCTTTTATGGATTCTGCCACGATTCCATCGCCCGGATCGAGGCCACGAAGACCTGGACGGAGATGGCCGTCCTGAAACAGTATGAGTTCATCCTGACCACCGCGGTGGGATCCATCCGGGAAATGGTCCAGGAGGTCTCCAACGCCATGGGGGAGATCGCCGCATCCGCTGCGGTGGAGAACCTGGAGGAATCCGTCGAGCTGATCGTGGCCTATTTCAACACCTTTCTCCGCATCGGCCACAACGCCAGGGACCAGTACGGGATCTTCAACATTCTGAACCAGTACCGCCTGTTCGCCGAGCGCCTGATGGAGCGGGACGTGAAGCGCACCCTGGAGATCGCCGCCTACTTCCGCTATTACGGCCTTCTCGCGGTGACGGCGGGCCTTCCGTTCATCATGGTCACGGCCTCCAGCGATCTCCGGGTGCTCAATGAGAAGGCCTACGAGAGGGGATTTGCCGGCCGGCGTGAGCTTCTCGACATCTTCCTCACCCTGGACAAGGAGCCCGAAACGGCCGTTGACGAGATCGCGTTCCTGGGCGTCCGGAAGAGCCAGGCCATCCTGGCTGGTTTCTACCTGGGGCAAGGGGAAGAGGAACAGGCGAGGCATATCTGGCGGGACATGCTGAACGAGCCGCCGGAAAGGCTGGCGGCCATCCGGGACGAGATCCTCGCCCTGGAGAGGGAGCGCTACTGGGAAGTTACGGATCGCTGGGTCAATTTCGACTACGTTCCGCCGGACCAGAAGGACAAGATCCGTGAGTTTTTCAACTGGTTCGAGGATTCCGGATCCGTGACGACATGA
- a CDS encoding DUF3141 domain-containing protein — protein MEKSYHPEAFTGQTGAFKDAWEYWTDAWQRSVLFLDAMRKRGNAYVDHLKEGQPPVLTFRYEMILDGRYFKRPVNYALVRIVDRRAEELQRKRRDERRSGTYVKTLPKRPIIIIDPRAGHGPGIGGSKRDSEIGMALTNGHPVYFILFFTEPMPGQTLVDVEDAEVKFVEEVLARHPNLDKPAIMGNCQAGWAAALLCADRPDLVGPLVLNGAPLSYWAGVEGANPMRYRGGLGGGVWMNTFLSDLGNGKFDGANLVSNFESLNPANTYWSKQYNLYSQIDTEEERYLKFERWWGGFFMMNSEEIHFIVNNLFVGNKLERGDLELREGQKLSLKHIRSPILVFASRGDNITPPQQALGWITRVYESADDIRRHGQVIVYIVHSDIGHLGIFVSGAVAQKEHKEIIGNFDMIEYLAPGLYEMVIDEASGPMGNTDFKPRFEERTFEDIYALGTEGAQEEEDFQVVKAVSEWNDTLYRMWVRPWLQMTVNDLSAEIFKQMHPLRLQRYVFSDLNPAVRPVKALADMARKTRRPVSAENPLVDLEKQMNKVIVDTLNLYRDTRDRHQETLFRSIFGREILHRAFVEGRKEICDSGGDLPASCVPEEIEKAFESGGQAEGLIRVMMAVTMADRIFDRSEYAAAERVALSHPIFSEIRPAVFKDIVKQQAMVIQADEKRALKALGKLIRKQEDRREALALGRQIADADGHFSETEKVVLEKIRKGLGISEKEA, from the coding sequence ATGGAAAAGTCATACCATCCCGAGGCCTTCACAGGCCAGACCGGTGCATTCAAGGATGCCTGGGAATATTGGACGGATGCATGGCAGCGGTCGGTCCTTTTCCTGGACGCGATGCGAAAGCGCGGCAACGCCTATGTCGACCACCTCAAGGAGGGGCAGCCGCCGGTTCTCACCTTCCGGTACGAGATGATCCTGGACGGCCGCTACTTCAAGAGGCCGGTGAATTATGCCCTGGTGCGCATCGTCGACCGGCGGGCGGAGGAACTGCAGCGAAAGCGAAGGGATGAGCGGCGGTCCGGAACGTATGTCAAAACCCTCCCCAAGCGGCCCATCATCATCATCGACCCCCGGGCCGGTCATGGGCCTGGAATCGGCGGATCCAAGAGGGATTCGGAGATCGGCATGGCCCTCACCAACGGCCACCCGGTGTACTTCATCCTGTTCTTCACGGAGCCGATGCCCGGACAGACGCTGGTCGATGTGGAGGACGCGGAGGTCAAATTCGTCGAGGAGGTGCTGGCGCGCCATCCGAACCTCGACAAGCCGGCCATCATGGGCAACTGCCAGGCGGGATGGGCGGCGGCGCTCCTGTGCGCCGACCGGCCGGACCTGGTGGGGCCTCTCGTTCTCAACGGCGCGCCCCTGTCCTACTGGGCCGGCGTCGAGGGGGCCAATCCCATGCGCTACCGGGGAGGTCTCGGCGGCGGGGTCTGGATGAATACCTTCCTCAGCGACCTGGGGAACGGCAAGTTTGACGGGGCCAACCTTGTGTCCAACTTCGAGTCCCTCAATCCGGCGAACACATACTGGAGCAAGCAGTACAACCTCTACTCCCAGATCGACACGGAGGAGGAGCGGTACCTCAAGTTCGAGCGCTGGTGGGGCGGCTTCTTCATGATGAACAGCGAGGAGATCCACTTCATCGTCAACAACCTCTTTGTGGGAAACAAACTGGAGCGAGGCGACCTGGAACTCCGGGAGGGGCAGAAGCTGAGCCTGAAACACATTCGCAGTCCCATCCTGGTCTTTGCCTCCCGGGGGGACAACATCACCCCGCCCCAGCAGGCACTGGGCTGGATCACGCGGGTGTATGAATCGGCGGACGACATCCGGCGGCACGGCCAGGTGATCGTCTACATCGTCCATTCCGACATTGGCCACCTGGGCATCTTCGTCTCCGGTGCCGTCGCCCAGAAGGAGCATAAGGAGATCATCGGGAACTTCGACATGATCGAATACCTCGCCCCGGGGCTGTACGAGATGGTCATCGACGAGGCCAGCGGCCCCATGGGCAATACGGACTTCAAGCCCCGGTTCGAGGAGCGGACGTTCGAGGATATTTACGCCCTGGGAACGGAAGGCGCCCAGGAGGAGGAAGACTTTCAGGTCGTCAAGGCCGTTTCCGAGTGGAATGACACCCTGTACCGGATGTGGGTCCGGCCGTGGCTCCAGATGACCGTCAACGACCTGTCCGCGGAAATCTTCAAGCAGATGCATCCGCTGCGGCTTCAGAGGTACGTCTTTTCGGACCTGAACCCGGCCGTCCGGCCCGTGAAGGCCCTTGCCGACATGGCCCGAAAGACGCGGCGCCCCGTTTCCGCCGAAAACCCGCTGGTGGACCTCGAAAAACAGATGAACAAGGTCATCGTGGATACCCTCAACCTCTACCGGGACACCCGGGACCGTCACCAGGAGACGCTCTTCCGCTCGATCTTCGGTCGGGAGATCCTCCACCGGGCGTTTGTTGAGGGGCGGAAAGAGATCTGTGATTCCGGAGGGGACCTTCCGGCGTCCTGCGTGCCCGAGGAGATCGAGAAGGCCTTCGAGAGCGGGGGCCAGGCCGAGGGGCTGATCCGGGTGATGATGGCCGTCACGATGGCCGACCGGATCTTCGATCGGTCCGAGTACGCCGCCGCTGAGAGGGTTGCCCTGTCCCATCCGATCTTCAGCGAAATCCGGCCGGCCGTATTCAAGGACATCGTGAAGCAGCAGGCCATGGTGATTCAAGCCGATGAAAAGAGGGCCCTCAAGGCCTTGGGAAAACTGATCCGGAAGCAGGAGGATCGACGGGAAGCCCTGGCGCTGGGCCGGCAGATCGCCGACGCGGACGGTCATTTTTCAGAAACGGAGAAGGTGGTCCTGGAAAAAATCCGGAAGGGACTGGGCATTTCCGAAAAAGAGGCATGA
- a CDS encoding J domain-containing protein produces the protein MNALVPVKKKPSEKKINRCLSCGTTENMGRKRYCSADCRLRLRLKLDMRTGLIQALNTRYATFYFSDHLIIMDLLPFGSNEVFSFFHPRTPGQNPADAFSRMANLLGDVWWAEKRRTNKRYMASRMVLEQAIRNDWTGTFRPEEIRIPAVRGISLIHLRLDRSSLESADVLDVIKSAYRRQAKTHHPDMGGDAETFRRIHAAYEELLTWTENPTFLKKRGFPDKWFYDGYRNKWLQPSRLQRTRVL, from the coding sequence ATGAATGCCCTGGTGCCGGTCAAAAAGAAGCCGAGCGAAAAGAAAATCAACCGCTGCCTGTCCTGCGGAACGACGGAAAACATGGGGCGGAAGCGGTACTGCTCCGCCGACTGCCGGCTGCGCCTGCGCCTGAAGCTGGACATGAGGACCGGCCTCATCCAGGCCCTGAACACCCGCTACGCGACGTTTTATTTTTCCGACCACCTCATCATCATGGACCTTCTGCCCTTCGGCTCCAACGAAGTCTTCAGCTTTTTCCACCCCCGGACGCCGGGGCAGAATCCCGCCGACGCCTTCAGCCGCATGGCGAACCTGCTGGGAGATGTCTGGTGGGCCGAGAAGCGACGGACAAACAAGCGCTACATGGCATCACGGATGGTTCTCGAACAGGCCATCCGCAACGACTGGACGGGGACGTTCCGGCCGGAGGAGATCCGGATCCCCGCCGTCCGCGGCATCTCCCTGATCCACCTGAGGCTGGACCGCTCCAGCCTCGAATCCGCCGACGTCCTGGACGTGATCAAGAGCGCCTATCGCAGGCAGGCCAAGACCCACCATCCCGACATGGGCGGGGACGCCGAGACCTTCCGCCGGATCCATGCGGCCTACGAGGAGTTGCTTACCTGGACGGAGAACCCGACCTTCCTGAAGAAACGGGGATTCCCGGACAAGTGGTTCTACGACGGCTACCGGAACAAGTGGCTCCAGCCTTCCCGGCTCCAGCGCACACGGGTGCTCTGA
- a CDS encoding Nramp family divalent metal transporter, translating into MWKRLQTLFRRDLHRPRQGGLEILKYIGPGLLVTVGFIDPGNWASNIAAGATYGYTLLWMVTLSTGMLILLQHNAAHLGIATGLCLSEAATLHLKPAWSRGILATAVAAAVSTALAEILGGAIALNMLFGLPMRAGAVLTCLVVAVLLFTNTYRRLERIIIGFVSLIGISFVYELTLVPIEWGKAAVGWIRPEIPDGSMLIVMSVLGAVVMPHNLFLHSEVIQSRQWNLEDEAVIRRQLDYEYYDTLFSMIVGWAINSAMILLAAATFFGQRTPVEELQQARSMLEPLLGSGAAVVFALALLFAGVASTITAGMAGGSIVAGISGEPYDIGDNHSRLGVGITLLAALVLIFFIGDAFRGLIVSQAVLSVQLPFTIFLLIRLTASRKVMGTHANSWKTTLGLTAVGLLVTYLNVRLLMSLFS; encoded by the coding sequence ATGTGGAAACGCCTCCAGACCCTTTTCCGCCGGGACCTTCACCGGCCGCGCCAGGGCGGGCTGGAGATCCTGAAGTACATCGGACCGGGCCTCCTGGTCACGGTGGGGTTCATCGATCCGGGCAACTGGGCATCCAATATCGCCGCCGGGGCGACGTACGGCTACACCCTCCTGTGGATGGTGACCCTCTCCACGGGGATGCTCATCCTCCTCCAGCACAATGCCGCTCACCTGGGGATCGCCACGGGCCTGTGCCTCTCGGAGGCGGCGACCCTCCACCTGAAGCCGGCCTGGTCCCGGGGCATCCTGGCCACGGCGGTTGCGGCGGCGGTATCCACGGCTCTGGCGGAGATTCTCGGCGGGGCCATTGCCCTGAACATGCTTTTCGGCCTCCCGATGCGGGCCGGCGCGGTTCTGACCTGCCTGGTCGTGGCCGTGCTCCTCTTCACGAACACCTACCGGCGCCTGGAGCGGATCATCATCGGATTCGTCTCCCTCATCGGGATTTCCTTCGTGTATGAGCTGACCCTCGTCCCGATCGAATGGGGAAAGGCCGCCGTGGGCTGGATCCGGCCGGAGATCCCCGACGGGTCCATGCTTATCGTCATGAGCGTCCTCGGGGCCGTCGTCATGCCCCACAATCTCTTCCTGCACTCCGAGGTGATCCAGAGCCGCCAGTGGAACCTGGAGGACGAGGCCGTCATCCGCCGCCAGCTCGACTACGAGTACTACGACACCCTCTTTTCAATGATCGTGGGATGGGCCATCAACAGCGCCATGATCCTCCTGGCGGCGGCCACGTTCTTCGGCCAGCGGACCCCCGTGGAGGAGCTGCAGCAGGCCAGATCGATGCTGGAGCCCCTGCTCGGCTCCGGAGCAGCGGTCGTTTTCGCCCTGGCCCTCCTCTTCGCCGGCGTAGCCTCGACCATCACCGCCGGCATGGCCGGCGGATCCATCGTGGCGGGGATCTCCGGGGAGCCCTACGACATCGGCGACAACCACTCCCGCCTGGGGGTCGGAATCACCCTCCTGGCGGCGCTCGTGCTCATCTTCTTCATCGGCGATGCCTTCCGGGGGCTGATCGTCTCGCAGGCGGTGCTCAGTGTCCAGCTTCCCTTCACGATTTTCCTCCTGATCCGCCTGACCGCCTCCCGGAAGGTCATGGGGACCCATGCGAACTCCTGGAAGACGACGCTGGGGTTGACGGCTGTCGGGCTCCTTGTGACGTATCTGAATGTGCGCCTTCTGATGTCCCTGTTTTCCTGA
- a CDS encoding cysteine desulfurase family protein — protein MEPVYLDHSATTPVDAEVLAAMMRFFANHFGNPSSIHRFGREAREAVEDARGRVARLLGSEPGEIVFTGGGTEADNLAIMGAAWARTDGKNEIVTSAVEHPAVLNACRFLESRGFRVTYVPADGQGLVDPDEVGKAITDRTFLVSVMHGNNETGTLAPIATIGAMARERGILMHTDAVQTVGKIPFDVEDLAVDLLSVAGHKIHAPKGVGALYVRDGTPLHAVQFGGHQEGERRAGTENVPGIVGLGKACEIALRDMAVHLESLGTLRDRLEQAVLNSVEDVRVNTHPVHRLPHILNVSFRGIKGDELVRELDGRGIAVSAGAACGAGTVKISHVIEALGIPREWATGTVRFSLGKGNTAEEIDRAAAAVVESVDKLRRIAELEASLGGRGCR, from the coding sequence ATGGAACCTGTCTACCTGGACCACAGCGCCACCACCCCCGTCGATGCGGAAGTGCTGGCGGCGATGATGCGATTCTTTGCCAACCATTTCGGAAACCCGTCAAGCATCCACCGGTTCGGACGGGAGGCGCGGGAGGCCGTGGAGGACGCCCGGGGAAGGGTGGCCCGGCTGCTGGGCTCCGAACCCGGCGAGATCGTGTTTACCGGAGGGGGTACGGAGGCGGACAACCTCGCCATCATGGGAGCGGCATGGGCGAGGACGGACGGAAAAAATGAGATCGTCACCTCCGCCGTCGAGCACCCCGCCGTCCTGAACGCCTGCCGCTTTCTCGAGAGCCGGGGTTTCCGTGTGACATACGTTCCCGCGGACGGGCAGGGCCTCGTCGACCCGGACGAAGTGGGAAAGGCCATCACGGACCGGACCTTCCTCGTCTCCGTCATGCACGGCAACAACGAGACCGGTACGCTGGCGCCCATCGCCACAATCGGCGCCATGGCCCGGGAGCGGGGCATTCTCATGCACACCGACGCCGTCCAGACGGTCGGGAAGATCCCCTTCGACGTGGAGGATCTGGCCGTGGACCTTCTCTCCGTTGCCGGCCACAAGATCCACGCGCCCAAGGGAGTCGGTGCCCTCTACGTCCGTGACGGAACGCCCCTCCATGCCGTCCAGTTCGGCGGCCACCAGGAGGGGGAGCGCCGGGCGGGGACGGAGAACGTCCCGGGGATCGTGGGGCTCGGAAAGGCCTGCGAAATCGCCCTCCGCGACATGGCCGTCCACCTGGAGAGCCTGGGCACCCTGCGGGACCGGCTGGAACAGGCGGTCCTGAACTCCGTGGAGGACGTCCGCGTCAACACCCACCCGGTGCATCGGCTTCCGCACATCCTCAACGTCTCCTTCCGGGGGATCAAGGGGGATGAACTCGTCCGGGAGCTGGACGGCCGGGGAATCGCCGTCTCCGCGGGGGCTGCCTGCGGCGCCGGAACCGTGAAGATCTCCCATGTCATCGAAGCCCTCGGCATTCCGAGGGAGTGGGCGACCGGGACGGTCCGGTTCAGCCTGGGGAAGGGCAACACCGCCGAAGAGATCGACCGCGCTGCGGCGGCCGTTGTCGAAAGCGTCGACAAGCTCCGCCGGATCGCCGAGCTGGAGGCGAGCCTCGGCGGCCGGGGCTGCCGGTAG